The Flavobacteriales bacterium genome includes the window AACAATTCCTTTCCCATCTTGCCGATGGATTTGCCGAATTGCTCCACACCCTGGGGCAGGAGGACACCCGGCTTCATGACGGCCTTGTTAATGGCCTCGTAGATCTTCTCGAAGATCACGGCTGAGGCTTGCGAGAACGTGGTGCCACCGGAAGGGTTGCCGATGTCACGCAATACGAGATCGGGCAACGGCAACTGCGTGACTTCGTCTTGTCCACCGATGAAGCTCACGTTGATGACCGCGTCCTTCACCGTCACTTTTTTGATGTGAACGGTTTTATCGAATTGTTGCCCTCTTTCATGCTCTTCGCCCTTTCCTTGTCCGTTATCATCGGAACCGGATCGCGTATTGCGCGTGACGTTCTCGTGAATCGCGCCGAGGTTGCTGCCTTCTAACGACCATTCGAAGGTAATAGCCGGTGCGACGATCAGTACCTCTTCGACAATGACGGTATCCGTCAACAGAGAATTCCTATCGACGTGCACTCGAATTTCCGGCAAGGACACGGCATAAGCGGTCTCATACTCTTCGGGGTTATTGACGACAAGCCGAGTCAAACCGGCTTGCACGCTCGTGCCGGACAACAGCGCAATATCCACGTCCTCCAGCGTCACCGGCACACCCAATATCCGGGGGCCCATGGATTCGATCCCGCCTTTGACCAGTGCGTTCAGCGACAGGCCGACCAACACCACCGCGACGATCCCGAGTACCCCTATGAGCACAAGGAATCTCACAAACACTTTCAGATGAGTCTTATTCTTTCGGCTCACGATTCAACCGGCCTTTGCCAAGGTTGTCAGAATTTTCTCTGACATGCTTTTATCGAAGTCGCCTCCNNNNNNNNNNNNNNNNNNNNNNNNNNNNNNNNNNNNNNNNNNNNNNNNNNNNNNNNNNNNNNNNNNNNNNNNNNNNNNNNNNNNNNNNNNNNNNNNNNNNNTCTCCCGACCGGGCCAATATCATGCTTCGAAATCGTTCTGCCATCTCGATGGAGGTATCCTTCACGCCATCACTTCCTGATACAGTTCTTTTAACCCAAGGCGCTCAGCCCACCCGGCCATATAATCGTGATCCAACTCTGGTACGGCAGCCAATAGATTTCTGACGTCGCCCAATTGTATCTCTGAATGCGAATCTTTAGCCCAATCGAGCTTGGAGAGAATGAGGTCTTCCGGCGCAACTATGTGAAATGAATGATTATCAACCTTCACGGCTTGCCTCCGAGAAAATTCTTCTCTGCGATAGTCACTGTTCTTTCGAACAATCAAGTCAACTTTAATCATATACGCATTGTGGATGACATTGAACATCAATCGGTCTTTCACGGCCTGTTGCACCATTTCGCGATCAACGTAGAAATCCCCTTGAAACAACCTGACGGTTTCCTCCACGTCCTCCTCCGACAACTCGATCACAATGTCAATATCCCGCGTCATACGCGGGATCGCGTAGTAATTCATTGCAATCGATCCCGTGACCATGTATGGAATGC containing:
- a CDS encoding nucleotidyltransferase produces the protein MSQELEVLHMVTSRLAEAGIPYMVTGSIAMNYYAIPRMTRDIDIVIELSEEDVEETVRLFQGDFYVDREMVQQAVKDRLMFNVIHNAYMIKVDLIVRKNSDYRREEFSRRQAVKVDNHSFHIVAPEDLILSKLDWAKDSHSEIQLGDVRNLLAAVPELDHDYMAGWAERLGLKELYQEVMA